The Pandoraea apista genomic interval ACGCATGGATTGACGTCGGTGGTGGCGTTGCAATGGCTGTTGTTCGATTTCGGCGGACGTGCCGCTCGTGTGGAAGCGGCGTCGCAAGCCTCGGTCGTGGCAAATATCGGGTTCACTGCGGCGCATCAGCAGGTGGTGTACGACGTCAGCGTCGCCTTTTACACCTACCAGGCAGTGCGCGCGCGCATGGTGACGGCCGAGCAAGGCCTTGAGAATGCCGGCGCTGTGGCGGAGGCCGCCAGGTCGCGTTACCGGCGTGGCATCGGGACAGTGATCGAGGTCGCGCAAGCGAATCAGAACTACGCGCAGGCGAAATTGGCCCTCGTGCAGGCGCAAGGCGCGCAGAGCAATACCTATCTGACGCTGATTTCGGCGCTGGGCATCTCACCGCTGTCGAAGCCGAAGATTGCCGACATGCCGGTGCACGCGCTCTCGCCCGCGCTGCGCCAGCCGGTCGAGCAGATCGTCGCGACCGCGATTGCACGTCGGCCGGACGTGCTGAGCGCCTACGCCGCAGAGCGCGCGAACCTTGCGAAAATTCAGGCGGCAGAGTCGGACTTCAAGCCGAAGGTTTTCCTGTCGGCCTCCGGCGTCTACAACACCGGCAACGCTTCACTGTCAGCCGTGCCCGCCATCGGTCAGCAGTTGCCGACCGTCAATCTGAGCGGCGGCCGCTACGGCGGCAGCGTGATCATTGGCGTCTCGATTCCGCTCTACGACGGCGGGCTGCGCTCGGCAGCCCTCGCGCAGGCACGCAACGACGCGGACAGCGCGAGTACCCGGCTCGAACGCAGTCGTGAGGAGGCGGTGCGACAGGTCGTGGGCGCGCAAAACATGCTGCAAACCAGTCTGTCGGCACACGAAGCGGCCAAGGCGTTGATGGCGGCAGCGCAGACGACCTACGACGCCGCATTCGACGCCTACAAACACGGCGTTGGCTCGATCACCGACGCCTTGCTCGCTCAGAACCAGCTATTGGCCGCCCGCAACGCCTACGCCGACAGTTACAGCAATGCGTTGTCCGCAGCGGCGTCGCTCGCGTTGGCGACAGGGGCCATCGACTGATCGGCGGGTTGCGTTGCGTCACGGCTGGCCACGACATCCGGGTAGCGGCAGACAAGTGCTATATTGCGGCCAGACTTCCCTCTCCACTCTCCGGAAACGAACATCGAATGAAGCAATATGCCGGCAAGTCCGCTAGTGCGACGATCGGTGCCTGGCTAATGGTGGCGGCAGGCGCCGCGCTTGCGCAGACGAGCGCACCGCCCGCCGACGCCTCGGACGCGCGCGCCCTGGAGAAGCTCGCCCGCGAGCGCAATTGCATGACGTGTCACGCCACCGACCGCACCTTGCTCGCCCCGTCTTACCGGGAGATCGCCAAGCGTTATGCCGGGCAGGCCGGTGCCGTCGACGACATCGCCCGCTCCATTACGGAGGGCAGTCGCGGCAAATGGGGAAGCATTCCGATGCCCGCCGGCCCTCAGGTTGCGCCGGACGAGGCCATCCGTCTTGCGCGCTGGATTCTCGGCATGTCGCGTTGAGCCGTTGCCGTCATATCGGCTAACCGGTCTTTGCTGCGAGCGCGCCAACACAGCGTCGCTGAAGCCCTACCCTTGCGAGCGTACCTGCTTCGCAACCTCTTCGATGACGGCCTGCCGGATACGGTCCGGCAATTGCACCTGCAAGGCGTCGGCCACCTGTTTGCCGATCAGTTGCACCAGCCATGAGGTCTGGTCGATCAACGCGTCGTGACAGCGGCGCTCCACCATCGTCGTGATTTCATCGGCCAATTGCAGCGTGAGCCGTGCGCTCACGCGTTCCGCAAAAACCGCAACGTCGGCCGGTACCCCCTGCTCGACTACCGGTGCAGCAGACGGCGCCATGTGCGCTGGCGGCACGGCCTCGCCGGGCGCGAGCACTTCGGTCAGCGTGGGAATGCCGGGATCGGTGCGCTCGGGCTCGTTCGTCACGGTCAGCCTCTCTGGTCGTAGTTGTTCAGCGTGTAGCCGCGATCCCGATAGAAACGGTAGCGCTCTCGGGCACCGGACAGTTCGTCCGGCGCGTCGCCCACGATCTCGACCACGCGTTCGAAACGTGCGAAGTGCGTGGGCACCCCAGGCGCCAGATTAAGCAGTACCTGATGATGCTGGGCCTCCTCGTCGGGGGCAGCCAGCACCACGGGTGTCTGCGCCGCGAGCGGATCGCGGGTGAAGCAGTGCGGCACGAATTCCAGCGGCGAAAACGTCCACAGCGCCTGATCGAACGCGCGCAGCATGTCGGGTTCCCCAACGACTACGAGCGTCTGCCCGGCCCCATAGACCTTGCGCGCGAACCGGCAAGCGTACTCGAGCCGGTTCGCCACATGCGTATGAAAGTCGACGCGGGTCACCGGGCCTCGCGATCGATCAGGAACTGCGTGAGCAGCGGCACCGGACGGCCCGTTGCGCCCTTGGCGGCACCGCTCTTCCATGCCGTACCGGCGATGTCGAGGTGAGCCCACTCATACTTCTCGGCGAAACGCGCCAGGAAGCAGGCGGCAGTGACACTCCCCGCCGGGCGGCCGCCGATATTCGCCATGTCGGCAAAATTCGACTTGAGCTGCTCCTGATACTCGTCTTCGACCGGCAGACGCCATGCCGTGTCGCCCGTCGTGCGGCCCGCCGCGAGCAGTTCGTCGGCAAGCGTATCGCTCTTCGAGAAAAGGCCCGAATTCACGTGACCGAGCGCGATGATGCAAGCGCCCGTCAACGTGGCGACGTCGATCACGGCAGCCGGCTTGAATCGCTCGGCGTAGGTTAGCGCGTCACACAGGATCAGACGGCCCTCGGCGTCGGTGTTGAGCACTTCGATGGTCTGGCCGGACATGCTGGTGACCACATCGCCCGGCTTCGTTGCCTGACCGTTCGGCATATTTTCCGTGGCCGGCACGATCGCGATGACATTGAGCTTCAGGCCCATCTCGGCGACCGCGCGGATCGTGCCGAGCACCGAACCGGCGCCGCACATGTCGTACTTCATCTCGTCCATGCCTTCGCCCGGCTTGAGCGAGATGCCGCCGGAGTCGAAAGTCACGCCCTTGCCGACCAGCACGATCGGTGCCTGCTTGGCGCCGCCGCCCTCATATTTGAGGACGATGAAGCGCGGCGGTTGCACCGAGCCACGCGACACCGACAGGAACGATCCCATCTTGAGCGCTTCGATCTGCTTCGGGCCGAGGATTTCGGACTTGAGTTTGAATTCGCGTGCCAGCTTCTGCGCCTCGTCGGCCAGATACGTCGGGGTGCATACGTTGCCCGGCAGGTTGCCGAGGTCCTTGGTGAGCGCCATGCCGTTGGCAATGGCCTCGCCACGCTTGGCGGCGAGCTTGGCTGCCTTCAGCGCTTCCGGAGTTACCGCGAAAATGACCTTGCGCAGCACCGTGGTGGCCGGCTCAGGCTTGCTCTTCATCTGCGTGAAGCGATAAGTGGCCTCGCGCAGGGCGAGTACCGAGGCGCGCACGGCCCAGGCCGTGTCCTGGTTGGCAATCTGGGCTTGCGATAGCGTCCAGATGGCATCGACGGCACGCGAAGCGAGCAGCGTGCGCACGGCCGCACGTGTGGCTTCGTTGAAACCCTTTTGCGTCAGCTTGTCCTCAGGACCCAGTCCGACGAACAGCACACGGGCGGGACTCCATCCGGCGACTTCGTGCAGCATAAGCGTGCTGCCGAGCTTGCCGTTGAGTTCGCCCCGCTTGACCATGCGTGCGAGCAGGCCCTTGCTGGCGACATCGAGCGCCTTGGCGAGCCCTGCAAGCGGCTGCTGCTCGAACACGCCAACCACCAGACACTCCGTCTTTGCGTTGGCAAGGTCGGCCTGGCCCGCCTTGGTCGAATCGAAGGCTTTTGTGCTAAAGTCCATCGCGCTTTCCTCGGGTAAAATTCGTACGAGCCGCAATTATCCGCTTTTTTCCGCGCTCGCCCAACCGCGAGAGCTCCCCAATCGTCATCACATGATTTTTCAGCGTTCCCTGCAGCGCGAGCTGAACTACACCGCCGGGGCCGTCTTCATGGTGCTGATCACCGTCATGCTCACCACCATGATGATCCGCATCCTGGGCTTCGCCGCGTCGGGGAAAGCCGATCCGCGCGACGTTCTCGTGCTGATCGGTCTGGCCGTGATCGGCTACCTCGCCGTCATTCTGATCGTGACGTTGTTCGTCTCGATCCTGTTCGTACTCACCCGCTGGTATCGCGACTCCGAAATGGTCGTGTGGTTTGCCTCGGGTCTGTCGATCACCAACTTCGTCAGGCCGGTACTGCGTTTTGCCGCCCCCTATCTGGCCGTGATCACGTTCTGCGCGCTGGTCGCCTGGCCGTGGGCGAACCAGCAGATCGCCGCCCTCGAAGCCCGGTTCGCCCAGCGCGACGATGTCTCGATGATCTCGCCGGGCCAATTCCGCGAGAGCGCCGCCAGCCATCGGGTGTTTTTCGTCGAGACTGTCTCGCCGGACGCCACCAAGGTCCATAACGTCTTCGTCTCCGGCACCGAGAACGGCAAAGTCAACGTGATCGTCTCCAAAGACGGTCATATCGAGACCGCCAAGGACGGCAACCGCTACATCGTGCTCGAAAACGGCCGCCGCTACGACGGGGTACCGGGTCAACCCGATTACCGCGTGATGGAGTTCGAGCGCTATGGCGTGAAGATCGACAACCCCACGGCGGTCGACGTCGACAATACGCCGACCAAGGGGGTGCCGACCACACGCCTGTTCCGCGAGATCCAGAATCCGATCTTCCGAGGCGAAATCGTCTGGCGGATCGGTCTGCCGCTGCTCGCGCTCTCCCTTGTGCTGCTCGCGGTGCCGCTCGCCTACCAGAATCCGCGCCACGGCCGGACCGTCAACCTCGTCATGGCCGTGTTGATCTATCTCGGGTACACCAACCTGCTGAGCCTGTCGCAGGCCTACGTCGCGCAGGAACGCCTGCCGCTGGCCATTGGCGTGTGGCTGCTGCATGTGCTGGCCCTCGGCGTCATTGTGTTGCTCTACTTGCGTCGTATGCGGTTCCGCGGATTGTCAGGCCGCCGCCGTAACCATGGCGCAGGCGGGATGCGTGCGTCGGGAGGAACTCGCTGATGCGCATCTACGAGAAATATTTCGCGCGCCAGATCTATCTCGCGTTCCTGTTCGTTCTGCTTGCGTTCGTCGGTCTGTTCGTCTTCTTCGATCTCGTGAGCGAACTGGGCGACGTCGGACGCGGCGGATATCGCTTCCAGCATGCCCTCGCCTATGTGCTGCTGTTCGCCCCGCAGCGCATGTACGAAATCATTCCGGTCGCCTCGCTCATCGCCGCCATCTACGTGTGTGCACAACTGGCGGGGAATTCGGAATTCACGATCTTCCGCGTCTCGGGACTCTCGACCGGTCAGGCGCTGCGATCCCTGCTGAAAATCGGTTTTCCGATCGTGCTGGTCACCTTCGCTATCGGCGAATATGTCGCGCCGAACGCCGAGCAGCTCGCGCAGAAGATTCGTCTCGAGGCATTGGGCAGCTCGGTCTCGGCCGGTTTTCGCTCCGGGGTCTGGGTCAAGGACACCGTGGATCAGAACGGTGTGCGCGTCACACGCTTCATTAATGTGGGCACGCTCAATCCGGATAACACCATCGCCAACGTGCGCATTTACGAATTCGACGACAAGCTGCGCCTCGACAGCGTGCGGCTGGCAAAGCTCGGACAGTTCGACGCACCGAATTTCTGGAAGCTGACCGATGTGTCCGAGACGGTGTTCAGCGCGACCGACGACGCCACGGCGAGCAACGACCCGCTGCGAGCCCTGGTGCAGAGCAAGCAGGTGCATATCGACACGGTGCAGATGCGCTCGGAGCTGACGCCGCAGATTCTGTCGGTGCTGATGGTCTCGCCGGACAACATGGCCATTGGCAGCTTGTACCGCTACATCGGCCATCTGAAGGAAAATCAGCAGAACACCGACCGCTATAACCTCGCGCTCTGGCAAAAGCTGCTGTATCCCTTTGCCGTCTTCGTGATGATGGCGCTGGCGTTGCCGTTTGCCTATCTGCACGCACGCGCGGGTGCCATCGGTCTGAAGGTGTTCGGCGGGATCATGCTCGGCATGAGCTTCCAGTTGCTCAACAACCTGTTCTCGCATCTGGGCTTGCTCAACACCTGGCCGGCGTGGTTCACGGCGGCGTTACCCTCGTTGCTCTATCTGGTGCTCGCCGTCGCGGCGCTGCGCTGGGTCGACAAACACTGAGGCGCGGATCATGCACGGCAAGCCCGGCGTCATTTTGTTTGCTCACGGCTCCCGCGATCCGCGCTGGGCCGAGCCGTTCACACGGCTGCGCGACAAGCTGAGTGCGCAGCGTCCCGATGCCGATGTCCGGCTGGCGTTTCTTGAGTTGATGACACCGGACCTTGCCGAGGCAGTCGCCGGCATGACGTTGCAGGGCGTGACCGACATTACGCTCGTGCCCGTCTTTCTGGGTCAGGGCGGCCATGTCAGGCGCGACCTGCCGGCCCTCGCCGACGCATGCGTCGCCGCACACCCCGGCCTCAAGCTGCACGTGAGTGCTGCCATCGGGGAAGACGACACGGTGCTCGACGCCCTCGCCGAGTACTGCGGCAGGATGATGGATAGCCACTGATCACGACACCACGGCCAATCCTGCGCCCTTGCCCAAAAGAAAACGGCGTCACAGATCACTGTGACGCCGTTTTTGCATTCAGTCGCGGGAAGCGAGGTTAGAAACGCCTCCGTCAGGCGGCCATCGCGGCCTGAGCCGCCCAATCGTGCAGCGACGCGGCGTCGGCATGAGCAAACGCCTCGCCGATCAACAGAACGCTCGGCTGCGCCGCGTCGAACCACGAGGCCGCCAGCCCCTGGCGAACGTCGCCGAGCGTGAGACGCACGCGCCGCTCGCGAGCGGTCGTTGCCGCCTCAACGATGGCCACGGGCGTCGACGCCGGTTTGCCCGCTGCGATCAACGCCGTCGCAATGTGCTGGGCGCTGTCGCGGCCCATGTAATAGACAAGCGAATCGGCCGACGCCTGCGCCGCAATTTCCGCAGATTCCGGCGCGCGGCTTTGCGTGGCGAAGGCCACGCTGCGGGCCACGCCACGCAGCGTGAGCGAGCGACCCAACGCCGCCGCACTGGCCAGCGCGGCCGTGATACCCGGCACAACCTCGACCGGGATACCCGCCGCCTCCAGCGCGCGCAGCTCCTCGTCTGCCCGGCCGAACAACATCGGGTCTCCCCCCTTCAGACGCACTACCAATGCATGGGTGCGAGCGTGATCGATCAACTGCTTGTTGATGAAGTGCTGCGCGCTCGACTGCTTGCCGCAGCGCTTGCCGACCGCGATCCGCTTGGCTTGCGGGCACAGCGCGAGCATCTCCGGCTCGACAAGCGCGTCGTGAAGCACCACGTCGGCTTGCGCCAGCAGTCGTGCGCCGCGCACGGTAATCAGATCGGCTGCGCCGGGGCCCGCCCCAACGAGATAGACCTTGCCCGGTGCCTGACCGGCTTGCGAAGAAGTCACCATCATGATGCCGCCATGGTTTCAGGGGTAGGACGCCGGCACCTTCCAGGGAGCCGTGCGCCGTGCCATACAAAAGAGAACGTCTGTGTGTCGGGACGAGCGACGCGTACGACGCCAACGGCGTGGTTACGCGGCCAATGCGCGAATCATGCCGGCGGCCACTGTGTGGTGCGTGGCTTCGTCGATCAGCACGAACGCGCCCGTCGCGGGGTTCACGTCGTAGGTGTCGGCCGCCACCGGCTTTTGCAAGTTCAACTGCACGCGGCCAATGTCGTTCATGGCGAGCGTGGTCTTTTCCGTGCCGTGCAGGAGCGTGCTCACGTCCAGCACCGTATCCACGCTGCCAATCTTCACGTAGACCGTGCTGGTGGCTTGCTTGAGCAGGTACTTGCGTTGCGGCGCGAGCGCATCTTCGTCGAACCAGCACACGTCGGCCGACAGTTTGCGCGACGGGGCGAGCGCCGAGTCGGCGCTCACGAAAGTATCGCCGCGCGACACATCCACGTCCTCGGTCAGACGAATCGTCACACATTGCCCGGCGAAAGCTTCGTCGAGCAGACCCCGCGGCCCGACGATCTCGGCCACCGTCGCCGAGCGGCCCGCCGGCAACACGCGCAGCGTTTGCCCGACTCGCACCGAGCCGGACTCCACGCGCCCC includes:
- a CDS encoding TolC family protein, whose translation is MRRLDPPTPAPMTSLAAMLTLVALAGCATSSLDMAPERPDRPWQPNTDASGAIRPGAPVLASTYQNRGTYRLPANPALANVSPPPPLEQDHAYTLPELIDLAQTSNPATRIAWNNARNAALVAGVAKSAYLPQLSLAAMGQYAAAHNSTSSVLGDSSASASTHGLTSVVALQWLLFDFGGRAARVEAASQASVVANIGFTAAHQQVVYDVSVAFYTYQAVRARMVTAEQGLENAGAVAEAARSRYRRGIGTVIEVAQANQNYAQAKLALVQAQGAQSNTYLTLISALGISPLSKPKIADMPVHALSPALRQPVEQIVATAIARRPDVLSAYAAERANLAKIQAAESDFKPKVFLSASGVYNTGNASLSAVPAIGQQLPTVNLSGGRYGGSVIIGVSIPLYDGGLRSAALAQARNDADSASTRLERSREEAVRQVVGAQNMLQTSLSAHEAAKALMAAAQTTYDAAFDAYKHGVGSITDALLAQNQLLAARNAYADSYSNALSAAASLALATGAID
- a CDS encoding c-type cytochrome → MKQYAGKSASATIGAWLMVAAGAALAQTSAPPADASDARALEKLARERNCMTCHATDRTLLAPSYREIAKRYAGQAGAVDDIARSITEGSRGKWGSIPMPAGPQVAPDEAIRLARWILGMSR
- a CDS encoding DUF2486 family protein codes for the protein MTNEPERTDPGIPTLTEVLAPGEAVPPAHMAPSAAPVVEQGVPADVAVFAERVSARLTLQLADEITTMVERRCHDALIDQTSWLVQLIGKQVADALQVQLPDRIRQAVIEEVAKQVRSQG
- a CDS encoding DNA polymerase III subunit chi, with amino-acid sequence MTRVDFHTHVANRLEYACRFARKVYGAGQTLVVVGEPDMLRAFDQALWTFSPLEFVPHCFTRDPLAAQTPVVLAAPDEEAQHHQVLLNLAPGVPTHFARFERVVEIVGDAPDELSGARERYRFYRDRGYTLNNYDQRG
- a CDS encoding leucyl aminopeptidase, with the protein product MDFSTKAFDSTKAGQADLANAKTECLVVGVFEQQPLAGLAKALDVASKGLLARMVKRGELNGKLGSTLMLHEVAGWSPARVLFVGLGPEDKLTQKGFNEATRAAVRTLLASRAVDAIWTLSQAQIANQDTAWAVRASVLALREATYRFTQMKSKPEPATTVLRKVIFAVTPEALKAAKLAAKRGEAIANGMALTKDLGNLPGNVCTPTYLADEAQKLAREFKLKSEILGPKQIEALKMGSFLSVSRGSVQPPRFIVLKYEGGGAKQAPIVLVGKGVTFDSGGISLKPGEGMDEMKYDMCGAGSVLGTIRAVAEMGLKLNVIAIVPATENMPNGQATKPGDVVTSMSGQTIEVLNTDAEGRLILCDALTYAERFKPAAVIDVATLTGACIIALGHVNSGLFSKSDTLADELLAAGRTTGDTAWRLPVEDEYQEQLKSNFADMANIGGRPAGSVTAACFLARFAEKYEWAHLDIAGTAWKSGAAKGATGRPVPLLTQFLIDREAR
- the lptF gene encoding LPS export ABC transporter permease LptF encodes the protein MIFQRSLQRELNYTAGAVFMVLITVMLTTMMIRILGFAASGKADPRDVLVLIGLAVIGYLAVILIVTLFVSILFVLTRWYRDSEMVVWFASGLSITNFVRPVLRFAAPYLAVITFCALVAWPWANQQIAALEARFAQRDDVSMISPGQFRESAASHRVFFVETVSPDATKVHNVFVSGTENGKVNVIVSKDGHIETAKDGNRYIVLENGRRYDGVPGQPDYRVMEFERYGVKIDNPTAVDVDNTPTKGVPTTRLFREIQNPIFRGEIVWRIGLPLLALSLVLLAVPLAYQNPRHGRTVNLVMAVLIYLGYTNLLSLSQAYVAQERLPLAIGVWLLHVLALGVIVLLYLRRMRFRGLSGRRRNHGAGGMRASGGTR
- the lptG gene encoding LPS export ABC transporter permease LptG translates to MRIYEKYFARQIYLAFLFVLLAFVGLFVFFDLVSELGDVGRGGYRFQHALAYVLLFAPQRMYEIIPVASLIAAIYVCAQLAGNSEFTIFRVSGLSTGQALRSLLKIGFPIVLVTFAIGEYVAPNAEQLAQKIRLEALGSSVSAGFRSGVWVKDTVDQNGVRVTRFINVGTLNPDNTIANVRIYEFDDKLRLDSVRLAKLGQFDAPNFWKLTDVSETVFSATDDATASNDPLRALVQSKQVHIDTVQMRSELTPQILSVLMVSPDNMAIGSLYRYIGHLKENQQNTDRYNLALWQKLLYPFAVFVMMALALPFAYLHARAGAIGLKVFGGIMLGMSFQLLNNLFSHLGLLNTWPAWFTAALPSLLYLVLAVAALRWVDKH
- a CDS encoding sirohydrochlorin chelatase, which encodes MHGKPGVILFAHGSRDPRWAEPFTRLRDKLSAQRPDADVRLAFLELMTPDLAEAVAGMTLQGVTDITLVPVFLGQGGHVRRDLPALADACVAAHPGLKLHVSAAIGEDDTVLDALAEYCGRMMDSH
- the cobA gene encoding uroporphyrinogen-III C-methyltransferase, whose product is MVTSSQAGQAPGKVYLVGAGPGAADLITVRGARLLAQADVVLHDALVEPEMLALCPQAKRIAVGKRCGKQSSAQHFINKQLIDHARTHALVVRLKGGDPMLFGRADEELRALEAAGIPVEVVPGITAALASAAALGRSLTLRGVARSVAFATQSRAPESAEIAAQASADSLVYYMGRDSAQHIATALIAAGKPASTPVAIVEAATTARERRVRLTLGDVRQGLAASWFDAAQPSVLLIGEAFAHADAASLHDWAAQAAMAA